One bacterium genomic window, AGATTTGCAGAATTTATGAAGATAGCTAATTCTTTCCGTAAAATGGGTGTTAGAGCTAATGCTGATACACCTGAAGATGCAATGAATGCTCTTGAGTTTGGAGCCGAAGGTATAGGACTTTTCAGAACTGAACATATGTTTTATGGTAAAGACTCTGAAAAACCTTTATTCTTTTTGAGAAAAATGATACTTTCTCAGGAAGAAAAAGAGAGAAGGGCGGCATTAGAAGAACTGCTTCCTTATGTCAAAAAAGATATGAAAGCAACATTAGAGGTTATGAATGGTTTGCCTGTTACTATTAGATTGCTTGATCCACCATTACACGAATTTGTTCCAACCCAAAAAGAAGAACAATCTAAATTGGCAACAAGTATGGGTATATCAATGGAGGAATTTACAAGAAGGGTGGATGCTCTCCATGAAACCAACCCTATGATGGGACACAGAGGTGTACGATTGGGGGTCACATATCCTGAAATTACCGAGATGCAGATAAGAGCAATTTTTGAGGTTTCAGCTGAACTGCTAAAAGAAGGTAAAAAAGCATTGCCTGAAATAATGGTTCCAGTTGTCGGGATAGTTGAAGAACTTGAAGACCAGAAAGTGATTGTTGATAGAGTCTATAAAGAGGTTTGTGATAAACACCAAATAAAAGAGATACCTTATCTATATGGAACTATGATTGAGATTCCAAGAGCAGCTTTAACTGCTGACAAGATAGCTAAGGAAGCAGAGTTTTTCTCTTTTGGTACAAACGATATGACACAAATGGGCTTTGGGTTTTCAAGGGATGATATAGGTGGTTTTGTTCCTTCATACTTGGATAAGGGTATACTAACAGGAGACCCATTCCAGGTTCTTGACCAAGAAGGTATTGGACAATTGGTTGAGATAGGAATTGAAAGAGGTAGAAAAACTCGCCCCAACATAAAGATAGGGATATGTGGAGAACATGGTGGAGAAGCAGAATCTGTTAAATTCTGTTACAAGATGAAGATGGATTATGTTAGTTGCTCTCCATTTAGAGTACCCATTGCGGTCCTTGCATCTGCACAGGCGTCTATCGAAGAAAACAACAAGAAGTAGTTAGTAAGTTTCTAATTTTAGAAGTTTAGAACTTGCAAAGTTAGTAAGTTAAAGGGGCGGCTTAAGAAAGTCGCCCCTTTGTTATAATGAGGTGTAGTCTTTAGTGAAAACAATGGTTTAGCGTTGAGGGGATAAAAGGGGAGGGGGTGTTGAGTGTTGTTTGGTAAAGGAAACTTTACTCTCTATTCTCCAGAAAATATAACGAGTATCTATAATTAGGTTTTAATCAATGAGAAAAAAGATAAGTTTAATTATAATTATAATAGGAATATTGGTTGAGGTGACTTGGGTAGCAGGGGTGGTTTGTGGCCCTGTATTTATGAAATTATTAGAACTTACAAATACCCAACTTGGTATAATTCTTGGTTCTCTCAATGTAGGTCTTTTTGCTTTTTCACCTATTGCTGGAAATATTTCAGAAAGGTTTGGTGCATCTAAAGTTCTTTTTTATGGTATATTGGGAATGGTTTTAGGAGTTCTTCTGGTTACCTTGGGTTTTAATTACACGTTTCTTGTTGCTGGTATGATTATAACAGGTATTGCAAATGCTTTTATAATAAATGCTAATATGACTTTACTTTCAGAACTTTTTCCTCAAATGATTAGACGTATTATTTCTTTATACTCGGCTATCTATTTTACTGCTTGTGCGCTTTTAAGTCCTGTTATAGGTAAATGGCTAAGTTTTTCTCTGCTAAAAGGGTGGACAACTCTTGTTTTTAGAACACCTTTTGCTATTCTGTTACTCTTCTTTATATATTTTGGAATAACTGCAGAAAAAAATATAATATTGCCACTAATGAGGATTAAAGAAAAATCTATTCAAGACAATCCAGTTATAACAAATGCTTCATCAAAAATAATGTCACTTAAATGGATTTGGGTACCTCTTATGAGTTTTTTTCACGGATTAATGTATATAGTAATGGTTTCTTGGCTGAGTCCTATGGCAAAAGCAAAGTTTGGTTCTAATGAATTTAAAGGGTCTCTTTTTGTAGGAGTTGCCATTCTGGGGATGGCACTGGGAAGATTTATTCTGGCTTTTTTTGAGTTTCCTTGGGAAGATCGTAAAGTTTTAGCTTTTAGTACCATACTTGGAAGCATTCTATTCTTTGCAGGACTTTTTGCTCCTATTTACTTTTTAGCAATAATGTTTATAGGTTTTGGTAGTTTGATTGCAAGCCCTTCTTTTCCTTGTATTTCTTCTTTAGGTGGGAGGATGTTTCAGGATGCCCGGGCAAAAGTTTATGGTTATATGTATGCAACTTACGCAATAGCAGGTATTGTTGGTAATCTTTTTGCAGGGATGCTTGCTGATAAAGGGGTGTCTTTATCGTGGGTTTTGACTATTAGCGCTTTTTCTGCACTTATTATAGGGGTTTTAAGCTTGTTATGGGAATTTCTTGAAAGAAAAGAGAATAAAGTAAAAATTATGGCTTAACTTAAAAGAAAACAGTGTTTACTATTGACCAACCTAAAATAACCTCTAAATTTTGCTCCTACTGAGTACTTTTCAAGATTTATTCAAAAACTAATTCTTACAAATTCATACCTTGTTTCTCCTGGTCAAAAAATTAAAACCTGTTAAGATTAAAAGTGAGAAAATAGTATTGCTGAAAAAACTACTAAAAGAGAAGTAAGTTCGAAAAAAATAGATGTACATTCAAAACTTTTAAACTCCCCAAAAAAAAACAAAATATTTAGAGTAGGGCGCTTGGAAAAGCAATTTTAAAAAATAAAAAAATGAGTACTGTTTTTTTAAAAAATCTACCCTTGAGAAATTAGGTTAAATGAGGTATGCTAACATCGCCAGAAATATAGACTTAGGTGTTAAGGAGTAAAGTGAGCGAGCAGTATAATATTAAAAAAAAGAGGGTCTACTCGATTCTGATGAAAGGTTTATCTCTTCTGGAAGAGGATGAAAAAAGGGAAAAAAGAGAGGTTATTCAGAAAATATACTTTGTAAGAATTGTGATGAATTTGCATTATTTGCTTCTCAAAAAGCCCTTAAGAGGCTTTTTTGTAAGAATTTTAATGATTTTTTCTTATTTAACTCTCACCGCCTGAAGCTAAAGTTCTTAATCTGATTTACAAAATTTATACGGCTTTTTACTCAATAAAACAATCGTGTTACGTTTTTTTGTTTAAAAATCTATAGTATAATTCTAAATTACTTGCTGGTATTTTAAAAACTTAACTTGTTGATTATTAACACTTTAAAACTTGAGTGCTGATAATGCTTATTAAATAAAAAATAAGTGATATTTCTTTCAAATTTAAAACTGCAGGTTCTACTCTAATAGGTTTCCACATCCTAAAAGTTAACATAATAATCCTTATGCGACGTTATGTGTGTAACTGTAAGAGTGTCAATAAGTTAGAACTGAAATAGCCCTTTTTGCACTTCTGTTTTGATGGTGTCTGTTGAAAACTTGTGAAATTGTGTAAAACTTATTCTGGTCAATTTTGGAATGCAATTTTGAAATAACTAAATTGTTTTTATAAGGTTTGTGATTTGAAATTAAAACTTAGCCCTTCGAGGAACAAGATTTTAATTTCTTTTGTTGAGTTGAAAGTCTAAAGTCTCAAAATGAAAAAATATTATTTACTACCACTAATAAACTTTTAATTAATATTGATGCTAATAGATTTTCTTGGGAAGAACTTACTTAATAGGTTGGTAATAACAAGACTGTCATAAAAGATAATAAACCCCCAGAGAAGTATGCTAAAAGTCCAATTCATTAAAAAAAAGAGGATAACTGCAGAGACAACTATCAGGGATATGCTTAACCCAAATATTACTAAGTATTCCTGAGGTATAAGGGATATCCTTGAAATATTCTCCTGTAAATCAAAACTCTTCTTAATATCACCACTCTCTAAGAACATACAGACTGCAAAAGGTATGAAGTATAGTGAGGTAAGAAACAATAAGGTTGCTATAATGTTAAGAATTTGACCTCTAAAGTAAAATAGAGAGAAGATTTTGCCTTCAGCAAGGGTAAGTATAAAGAACCCTCCTAAAAACGCTAATAAAACAGGGAGAAGTAGATAGGAAAGGCATATAATAAATATTTTAAACCCTTTTATAAAAAATTCTTTAATATTTTCATCCCACTTAACCGGTATCTTCTTCTGCTCGATGCTGTTTTCAAGTTTTTTCCCAAGAAAACCAAAAGAGACAAAGTTTATTATTGGAAAAAAGGTAATAACTCCCCCTATCAATAAGTTCAACCTACTTTCTTGGTCCTTAAAAGGTTCTTTAAAGGCATCAATTATCTTTTTTTTCATACATCCTCATTATTTTTAAGATTTCTTTTACGGCATTATCAAGCCCTATAAAGACTGCTCTCGCAATTATGCTTTGACCTATATTTAATTCTTCAATACCGGCAATTTTACATATAGCAGGGCTATTTTTAATGTTAAGTCCATGACCTGCATTCACTCTAACTCCAACTGAAGTTGCATATTTTGTTGCTTTTATTATCTTATCAAGTTCTCTATAAATATCTGCTTCAGTTTTAGATTCCGAGTAAGTACCTGTATGAATCTCAATAAATTCAGCGCCAGCTTTTTTTGTGGCATCTATCTGTTTTTCTTCAGGCTCAATAAAAAGACTTACTTGAATTCCTGCTTCTTTAAATTTTTTAATGTGTTCTTCAACTTTTGTAAAGTTTTTTATAACATCAAGCCCACCTTCAGTAGTTAATTCCTCTTTCTTTTCTGGGACAAGAGTAACCTGGTCTGGCTTAACATCCAGGGCTATATTAACCACTTCTTCCGAAAGAGCCAATTCAAGGTTTAATTTGGTTTTTATTATATCTTTTAACAGATACAAGTCTCTGTTTTGAATATGTCTTCTATCTTCTCTTAAATGGCAAACAATTGAATCACACCCAGCAAGTTCACAAATAATAGCAGCATCAACAGGGTCTGGAAAACTCCCCCCTCTTGCTTCTCTCAATGTAGCTACGTGGTCAACATTTACACCAAGTTTTAGTCTTTCCATTTAAAACCCCCTCTTTAGCGATTACTATGCCAAATTTAGCTTTATCCCTTACACCCTCTACCCTTTTTGGTGTTTGTCCAAAGTTCTCAAAGAGAGAAATAAAAGGTGAAGGTACTTTTTTGTTATGTTTTTAGTGATTCAAAATCTCTTTAAGGTTCTCAATTAGAATAAGGTTTTCTTTTTCTGTTCCTATAGTTATTCTTATATATTCTTTTTCAAGCTTAGGAGTTTTCATATATCTAACAATTATACCCCTCTTTTCAAGTTCTTTTGCAATATTTGAAGCGTTATTCTGAAATTTACATAGTATAAAGTTTGTCTCAGTAGGAATACAATAAATTCCAAGATTTTTAAGTTCTGAATATAGGTATTTCTTTCCATTGATGTTATTTTCATAAGATTTAGTTCTATATTCTGTATCTTCAAGGGCAGCTATCGCCGCTTCTTGCCCAATGCCTGTTGTGTTGAACGGGGGTCTTATTCTTTCCATAAAATCTATAATACCCTTT contains:
- a CDS encoding pyridoxine 5'-phosphate synthase, whose translation is MERLKLGVNVDHVATLREARGGSFPDPVDAAIICELAGCDSIVCHLREDRRHIQNRDLYLLKDIIKTKLNLELALSEEVVNIALDVKPDQVTLVPEKKEELTTEGGLDVIKNFTKVEEHIKKFKEAGIQVSLFIEPEEKQIDATKKAGAEFIEIHTGTYSESKTEADIYRELDKIIKATKYATSVGVRVNAGHGLNIKNSPAICKIAGIEELNIGQSIIARAVFIGLDNAVKEILKIMRMYEKKDN
- a CDS encoding MFS transporter produces the protein MRKKISLIIIIIGILVEVTWVAGVVCGPVFMKLLELTNTQLGIILGSLNVGLFAFSPIAGNISERFGASKVLFYGILGMVLGVLLVTLGFNYTFLVAGMIITGIANAFIINANMTLLSELFPQMIRRIISLYSAIYFTACALLSPVIGKWLSFSLLKGWTTLVFRTPFAILLLFFIYFGITAEKNIILPLMRIKEKSIQDNPVITNASSKIMSLKWIWVPLMSFFHGLMYIVMVSWLSPMAKAKFGSNEFKGSLFVGVAILGMALGRFILAFFEFPWEDRKVLAFSTILGSILFFAGLFAPIYFLAIMFIGFGSLIASPSFPCISSLGGRMFQDARAKVYGYMYATYAIAGIVGNLFAGMLADKGVSLSWVLTISAFSALIIGVLSLLWEFLERKENKVKIMA
- a CDS encoding DUF4013 domain-containing protein; this translates as MKKKIIDAFKEPFKDQESRLNLLIGGVITFFPIINFVSFGFLGKKLENSIEQKKIPVKWDENIKEFFIKGFKIFIICLSYLLLPVLLAFLGGFFILTLAEGKIFSLFYFRGQILNIIATLLFLTSLYFIPFAVCMFLESGDIKKSFDLQENISRISLIPQEYLVIFGLSISLIVVSAVILFFLMNWTFSILLWGFIIFYDSLVITNLLSKFFPRKSISININ